In Aspergillus fumigatus Af293 chromosome 6, whole genome shotgun sequence, the genomic window TATCGAGCAGCTGCTTTATGAGGCTGAGTCTCGATTGCAAACATGTAAAGTTCAGCCGATAAGCACTTCACAGGACCAAGCCATTGGCCACTCGGGAAAACCCTTCTTGAAGTAAGAGTCTTATTGCTCAAGGTCAATTGAGTTGTTGCTAATGGTATTGTTATTGTAGCATTCCGAAGCTCGCAACGGACTCCTCATTACAATCTTATATTGCGCAGCGAGATGATGTTGCCTTGGCTGATACGAAACGCATCATCGATCCCCTGCAAATGAATTTATCTAATAAGAGGTTGGCCACTGTTAAAATCCAGCAGGCTTCCGTCAACTCCTCAACACAAAAGGTAAGATTCTTGATTATCTTTTCTCGCCCTTTCGCTATCCATGCTATGAGGAAAATTTCCCACTGCGCAAGCCCTTGATGCAGCTTCAACAGTCCGTATTGGGCTGCGCTGCGCCAATGAGAGCAAATTTTCATAGTTACTCTGAGCATGATCTCATCACATTAGCTCGTCTTGAGACCTATTGATGGTTCTTTGCTAACGCCTTTCACAGGAGAAGCCAACTGCCGGTGCCGACTGGTTCCATCTTCCAAAGACAGAATTGACAACAGAGCTCAAAAGAGATCTTCAACTCATCAGGATGCGTTCTGTATTAGATCCCAAGAGGCATTACAAGAAAGAAAGCGGCAAGGCACAGCCTCCAAAGTATTCTCAGTTGGGAACAATCATTGAGGGTCCAACGGAATTCTTCAGTGGTCGCATCGCAAAGAAAGACCGCAAGAAGACCTTCGTTGAAGATGTCTTGGCTTTGGAGCGGGAAACCAAACGCTTTGCTTCCAAATACAGGGAGATTCAAATATCGAAGCAAAGCGGCAAAAGGTCATTCTACAGTAACCTTCGTGCGAAAAGAAACCGTCAAAAAAAATGAGACAAATTTCGCAGATCTTGGAGGACATAAATCCAGTGAAGGGCTTGGTACAACGGTCAAGTTATCTGCTCACTTGCCAGTTCCAAGCAACTTGTGGAGAGGCCTCGTCAGGACTATCCGTCCCGGAAAGTTTCTCATGTGCGCTC contains:
- a CDS encoding Fcf2 domain-containing protein, which produces MQVEACGKVALHSIEEGALNDHDIEQLLYEAESRLQTCKVQPISTSQDQAIGHSGKPFLNIPKLATDSSLQSYIAQRDDVALADTKRIIDPLQMNLSNKRLATVKIQQASVNSSTQKEKPTAGADWFHLPKTELTTELKRDLQLIRMRSVLDPKRHYKKESGKAQPPKYSQLGTIIEGPTEFFSGRIAKKDRKKTFVEDVLALERETKRFASKYREIQISKQSGKRSFYSNLRAKRNRQKK